Proteins from one Streptomyces sp. NBC_00289 genomic window:
- a CDS encoding NAD(P)/FAD-dependent oxidoreductase, whose product MSQRLTCDVVVVGAGMVGAACAFYAARAGLDVVVVDRGPVAGGTTGAGEGNLLVSDKEPGPELDLALLSARLWGELARELGPAVEYEPKGGLVVATSPGSLTALERFAAGQRAGGVVAEQVDGQALYTLEPRLAPGLPGAVRYPQDGQVMPALAAAHLLRASSARLFTGRTVTDVLRAPDGTVRAVRTDQGDIHAPAVVNAAGTWGADLAALAGTTLPVRPRRGFVLVTEPLPRLIHHKVYAAEYVADVASDSAALQTSPVVEGTAAGPVLIGASRERVGFDRSFSLPAVRALAAGATRLFPFLSEVRAIRAYLGFRPYLPDHLPAVGADPRVPGLLHACGHEGAGIGLATGTGHLIAQVLTGTTPDLDIAPLRPDRFTEEAA is encoded by the coding sequence GTGAGTCAGCGACTGACCTGCGATGTCGTGGTCGTCGGGGCCGGCATGGTCGGCGCCGCGTGCGCCTTCTACGCGGCCCGTGCGGGCCTGGACGTCGTCGTGGTGGACCGCGGTCCGGTGGCCGGCGGCACGACCGGCGCGGGGGAGGGCAACCTCCTCGTCTCGGACAAGGAACCCGGCCCGGAACTGGACCTCGCGCTGCTCTCGGCCCGCCTGTGGGGCGAACTCGCACGGGAGTTGGGGCCCGCCGTCGAGTACGAGCCCAAGGGTGGCCTGGTGGTGGCCACCTCACCCGGCTCCCTCACCGCCCTGGAGCGCTTCGCCGCCGGCCAGCGCGCCGGCGGAGTGGTCGCCGAACAGGTCGACGGCCAGGCCCTGTACACCCTCGAACCCCGGCTCGCCCCCGGCCTGCCCGGCGCCGTGCGCTATCCGCAGGACGGGCAGGTCATGCCCGCGCTCGCCGCCGCCCACCTGCTCCGGGCCTCAAGCGCCCGCCTGTTCACCGGCCGGACCGTCACGGACGTCCTGCGGGCACCCGACGGGACGGTGCGCGCCGTCCGCACCGACCAGGGCGACATCCACGCCCCGGCCGTCGTCAACGCGGCCGGAACCTGGGGCGCGGACCTCGCGGCGCTCGCGGGCACCACCCTGCCCGTCCGGCCGCGACGCGGGTTCGTCCTGGTCACCGAACCGCTCCCGCGCCTGATCCACCACAAGGTGTACGCCGCCGAGTACGTGGCCGACGTGGCCAGCGACTCGGCCGCCCTCCAGACCTCACCGGTCGTCGAGGGCACGGCCGCCGGACCGGTCCTGATCGGCGCGAGCCGCGAACGGGTCGGCTTCGACCGGTCGTTCTCGCTGCCCGCCGTGCGGGCCCTGGCGGCCGGCGCCACCCGCCTGTTCCCCTTCCTGTCGGAGGTCCGCGCCATCCGCGCCTACCTCGGCTTCCGCCCCTACCTGCCCGACCACCTGCCCGCCGTCGGAGCCGACCCGCGGGTGCCCGGACTGCTGCACGCCTGCGGGCACGAGGGCGCAGGCATCGGACTCGCCACCGGCACCGGACACCTGATCGCGCAGGTACTGACCGGGACGACACCCGACCTGGACATCGCGCCGCTGCGGCCCGACCGGTTCACCGAGGAGGCGGCATGA
- a CDS encoding helix-turn-helix domain-containing protein, whose product MSDGFEGPGNAASAVLPGVVARVTALADRLGVPQAEVFDIGRLSVASGVPDPVVKALLSGRPAGEPDVQARFLQRLDLLRRTRLKPNRRKYTQQEIADGAGMSRQQAGALINGDRRPTMEHCDAIQRFFRVHAGFLTAEDPEALAGALQRTEQELLQKLAEREAAQAAEDPLERLLQDHGVRGIAWRAAQLPTDQHRDKVAEWLDMLLESVKRPES is encoded by the coding sequence GTGTCGGATGGCTTCGAGGGTCCGGGCAACGCGGCGTCGGCTGTGCTGCCGGGCGTCGTCGCCCGCGTCACCGCACTCGCCGACCGGCTCGGAGTACCGCAGGCGGAGGTCTTCGACATCGGCCGCCTGTCCGTCGCCTCCGGCGTCCCGGACCCCGTGGTCAAGGCCCTGCTGAGCGGCCGCCCCGCCGGCGAACCCGATGTGCAGGCCCGGTTCCTGCAGCGCCTCGACCTGCTGCGCCGCACCCGGCTGAAGCCCAATCGGCGCAAGTACACGCAGCAGGAGATCGCCGACGGCGCGGGCATGTCCCGGCAGCAGGCCGGCGCCCTCATCAACGGCGACCGGCGCCCCACCATGGAGCACTGCGACGCCATCCAGCGCTTCTTCCGCGTGCACGCCGGCTTCCTGACGGCCGAGGACCCCGAGGCGCTCGCCGGCGCCCTCCAGCGCACCGAGCAGGAGCTCCTCCAGAAGCTCGCCGAGCGCGAGGCGGCCCAGGCCGCCGAGGACCCGCTGGAGCGGCTGCTGCAGGACCACGGCGTCCGCGGGATCGCCTGGCGGGCCGCACAGTTGCCCACCGACCAGCACCGCGACAAGGTGGCGGAGTGGCTGGACATGCTCTTGGAGAGCGTCAAGCGGCCCGAGTCGTGA
- a CDS encoding toxin-antitoxin system, toxin component — protein sequence MRRLCGELVAELTLPAPAPPADLYGALCAAMSRRRGRPVRFRTAAFPAGTASGLWLDMADQDLVVIEERTAPDHQLVILGHELWHMKAGHCGHHVAGAAVAARLLDDEADLQATVLKVAARSRFDLADEREAESFGLLLASKCRTWLAGSAQRGPVQRDHLAGRIEASLGYLGPKG from the coding sequence ATGCGTCGCCTGTGCGGCGAGCTGGTCGCGGAGCTGACCCTGCCCGCGCCTGCCCCGCCCGCGGACCTGTACGGCGCCCTGTGCGCCGCCATGAGCAGACGCCGCGGCCGCCCGGTCCGCTTCCGTACGGCCGCCTTCCCGGCCGGCACCGCGAGCGGACTGTGGCTCGACATGGCCGACCAGGACCTCGTGGTGATCGAGGAACGCACCGCACCCGACCACCAGTTGGTGATCCTCGGCCACGAGCTGTGGCACATGAAGGCCGGGCACTGCGGCCACCACGTCGCGGGGGCCGCCGTCGCGGCCCGCTTATTGGACGACGAGGCGGATCTCCAGGCGACCGTGCTGAAGGTCGCCGCACGCAGCCGCTTCGACCTCGCCGACGAGCGGGAGGCCGAGAGCTTCGGTCTGCTGCTCGCCAGCAAGTGCCGCACCTGGCTGGCCGGTTCCGCCCAGCGGGGCCCGGTGCAGCGTGACCACCTGGCGGGACGGATCGAGGCGTCGCTGGGCTACCTGGGCCCGAAAGGCTGA
- a CDS encoding alpha/beta fold hydrolase, protein MVDAPRRQPAHTVRLRPVGERELELQYRVVHGYRRAFRMAGEGPVLVLIHGIGDSSATWAELIPDLARTHTVIAPDLLGHGASGKPRADYSVAAYANGVRDLLTTLGIESATLVGHSLGGGVAMQFAYQFPERTERLILVSAGGVGREVNPVLRLVSLPGAHLMLSALRLPGMRLQVGLAVRLLKFLDTDLGQDAPELLTLVDALPDETSRNAFIRTLRAVVDWRGQVVTMLDRCYLTEGMPTMLLWGDRDSVVPVRHAYGASEAMPGSRLEIFEGAGHFPFHSDPGRFVSLVEEFTGSTAPADWSREHWRDLLREGCPGDPAGRPGSGLRRPTERDLRQASERSAT, encoded by the coding sequence GTGGTCGACGCCCCACGCCGGCAACCGGCGCACACCGTACGGCTGCGCCCGGTGGGCGAGAGAGAACTCGAGCTGCAGTACCGCGTGGTGCACGGCTACCGGCGTGCGTTCCGCATGGCCGGCGAGGGCCCCGTGCTGGTGCTGATCCACGGCATCGGCGACTCCTCGGCGACCTGGGCGGAGTTGATCCCCGACCTCGCCCGTACCCACACCGTGATCGCCCCCGACCTGCTCGGGCACGGCGCCTCCGGCAAGCCGAGGGCCGACTACTCCGTGGCCGCGTACGCGAACGGGGTCCGCGACCTGCTCACCACCCTCGGCATCGAGTCGGCGACCCTCGTCGGACACTCGCTGGGCGGGGGCGTGGCCATGCAGTTCGCCTACCAGTTCCCCGAGCGCACCGAGCGGCTCATCCTGGTCAGCGCGGGCGGGGTGGGCCGGGAGGTCAACCCCGTCCTGCGGCTGGTGTCCCTGCCCGGCGCCCATCTGATGCTGTCGGCCCTGCGGCTGCCGGGCATGCGGCTCCAGGTGGGGCTCGCGGTACGCCTGTTGAAGTTCCTGGACACCGACCTCGGCCAGGACGCCCCGGAGCTGCTCACCCTCGTGGACGCGCTGCCCGACGAGACCTCGCGCAACGCCTTCATCCGTACCCTGCGCGCGGTCGTCGACTGGCGCGGCCAGGTGGTGACGATGCTGGACCGCTGTTACCTCACCGAGGGCATGCCGACCATGCTGCTGTGGGGCGACCGGGACTCCGTGGTGCCGGTGCGGCACGCGTACGGCGCGAGCGAGGCGATGCCGGGCAGCCGTCTGGAGATCTTCGAGGGCGCGGGTCACTTCCCGTTCCACAGCGATCCCGGCCGGTTCGTCTCCCTGGTCGAGGAGTTCACCGGCAGCACGGCTCCGGCCGACTGGAGCCGCGAGCACTGGCGGGACCTCCTGCGCGAGGGCTGTCCCGGCGATCCGGCGGGCCGGCCCGGCTCCGGGCTCAGACGGCCGACGGAGCGTGATCTGAGGCAGGCGAGCGAACGCAGTGCGACGTGA
- a CDS encoding 4'-phosphopantetheinyl transferase, with the protein MIEELLPGSVVTVEAHGDEGPQDDFLYPQEAAVVAQAVPKRRREFAAVRSCARRAMDKLGVPPQPVLPGERGAPRWPAGLAGSMTHCDGYRAAALVRATDLASLGIDAEPHLPLPDGVLPTVSLPEEEDRLGRLARQHPHVHWDRLLFSAKESVYKAWFPLTGLWLEFTEADIEVFVAPGERPGGGFRAELLVPGPLVGGRRLGFFEGRWTVRHGLVATAVTVPHA; encoded by the coding sequence GTGATCGAGGAACTCCTGCCGGGCTCGGTGGTCACCGTCGAGGCCCACGGCGACGAAGGGCCCCAGGACGATTTCCTGTACCCGCAGGAGGCGGCCGTCGTCGCCCAGGCGGTGCCCAAGCGGCGGCGCGAGTTCGCCGCCGTACGTTCCTGTGCCCGCCGGGCCATGGACAAGCTCGGCGTGCCGCCACAGCCCGTCCTGCCCGGCGAACGCGGCGCCCCGCGCTGGCCGGCCGGACTGGCCGGCAGCATGACCCACTGCGACGGCTACCGCGCCGCCGCCCTGGTCCGCGCAACCGACCTGGCGAGTCTCGGCATCGACGCAGAACCCCATCTGCCGCTGCCGGACGGCGTGCTGCCCACGGTGTCCCTGCCCGAGGAGGAGGACCGGCTGGGCCGGCTCGCCCGCCAGCATCCCCATGTCCACTGGGACCGGCTCCTGTTCAGCGCCAAGGAGTCCGTCTACAAGGCGTGGTTCCCCCTCACCGGGCTGTGGCTGGAGTTCACGGAGGCCGACATCGAGGTCTTCGTGGCACCCGGCGAACGGCCGGGCGGCGGCTTCCGCGCCGAACTCCTGGTACCCGGACCGCTGGTGGGCGGCCGGCGGCTCGGGTTCTTCGAGGGACGGTGGACCGTACGGCACGGGCTGGTGGCCACCGCCGTCACCGTGCCGCACGCCTGA
- a CDS encoding metallophosphoesterase, producing MTSTAGGTGQLLAISDLHIGYEENRALVEKMRPDSDEDWLLVAGDVAETVADIRWALETLAGRFRRVVWVPGNHELWTHPKDPVTLRGLARYEHLVALCRELGVTTPEDPYPVWDGPGGPVAVAPLFLLYDYSFLPAGCETKEQGLEYAHKTGVVCNDEYLLHPDPYPTREAWCRARVEATADRLAELPDDLPTVLVNHYPLDRHPTDVLWYPEFAMWCGTRQTADWHRRFRVETMVYGHLHIPRTTWHEGVRFEEVSVGYPREWRKRPQPPGRLRRILPREDGDA from the coding sequence GTGACGTCGACGGCCGGCGGTACCGGACAACTGCTGGCCATCAGCGACCTGCACATCGGGTACGAGGAGAACCGGGCCCTGGTGGAGAAGATGCGCCCGGACTCGGACGAGGACTGGCTCCTGGTGGCCGGCGACGTCGCGGAGACCGTGGCGGACATCCGCTGGGCCCTGGAAACCCTCGCGGGCCGCTTCCGCAGGGTCGTCTGGGTTCCCGGCAACCACGAGCTGTGGACCCACCCGAAGGATCCCGTCACCCTGCGTGGCCTGGCCCGCTACGAGCACCTCGTCGCCCTGTGCCGGGAGCTCGGTGTGACGACGCCCGAGGACCCGTACCCGGTCTGGGACGGCCCCGGCGGCCCGGTGGCCGTCGCCCCGCTGTTCCTGCTGTACGACTACTCCTTCCTGCCGGCCGGCTGCGAGACCAAGGAGCAGGGACTGGAGTACGCGCACAAGACCGGCGTCGTCTGCAACGACGAGTACCTGCTGCACCCCGACCCCTACCCGACCAGGGAGGCGTGGTGCCGGGCCCGGGTCGAGGCGACCGCCGACCGGCTCGCCGAACTGCCCGACGACCTGCCCACGGTCCTCGTCAACCACTACCCGCTGGACCGGCATCCCACGGACGTCCTGTGGTACCCCGAGTTCGCCATGTGGTGCGGCACCCGCCAGACCGCCGACTGGCACCGCCGCTTCCGCGTCGAGACCATGGTCTACGGCCACCTCCACATCCCGCGCACCACCTGGCACGAGGGCGTCCGCTTCGAGGAGGTGTCGGTGGGATACCCCCGGGAGTGGCGCAAGCGCCCGCAGCCGCCGGGACGGCTGCGCCGCATCCTGCCGAGGGAGGACGGGGACGCGTGA
- a CDS encoding ATP-grasp domain-containing protein, translating to MVSRVRVWLNRTYAENVFFMDQLRRNPSDRAVEIHATHGDADSPVLAAADTADLEPDGLSPAAYVEYALDQCTRRGIDVFVPRLHQTAIVAHRADFEAAGTALLAPPPEAVAVFDDKVIAYEAVQAIGGPVPPWWRVRTADELVAAVEELEAGGHKACFKPASGAGGVGFRVVTRAPFSLAHLNGFPSPYVPLDVVVETLRQAEEPVNWLVMPRLEQPEVSVDCLTGPDNRVRLAVGRTKNGRRRGFTLHEQWLEPARRIAEGFGLHYLSNIQFRMFGETPVLMDVNTRPAGGLHQLSLCGVNAPWAAVQLALGDDPGEMVPPFLGQDYTVVSGLRPLRPVSLPQQRIEEAESRLPAAPAPSPAAAEPAPVDSVAKAAEALPF from the coding sequence ATGGTCTCTCGCGTACGCGTCTGGCTCAACCGCACGTACGCGGAGAATGTGTTCTTCATGGATCAGCTGCGGCGAAATCCCAGCGACCGGGCCGTCGAGATCCACGCCACGCACGGTGACGCCGACTCCCCCGTCCTGGCCGCCGCGGACACCGCGGACCTGGAGCCGGACGGTCTGTCCCCGGCCGCGTACGTGGAGTACGCGCTGGACCAGTGCACCCGGCGCGGCATCGACGTGTTCGTGCCCCGGCTGCACCAGACGGCGATCGTGGCGCACCGCGCCGACTTCGAGGCGGCCGGAACCGCGCTGCTCGCGCCGCCGCCGGAGGCCGTGGCCGTCTTCGACGACAAGGTGATCGCGTACGAGGCCGTCCAGGCGATCGGCGGGCCCGTGCCGCCCTGGTGGCGGGTGCGCACCGCGGACGAACTCGTCGCGGCCGTGGAGGAGTTGGAGGCGGGCGGCCACAAGGCGTGCTTCAAGCCGGCGTCCGGTGCGGGCGGGGTCGGCTTCCGCGTCGTCACGCGCGCGCCGTTCTCGCTCGCGCACCTCAACGGCTTCCCGAGCCCCTACGTGCCCCTGGACGTGGTCGTGGAGACGCTGCGGCAGGCCGAGGAGCCGGTGAACTGGCTGGTGATGCCGCGGCTGGAGCAGCCGGAGGTGTCGGTGGACTGCCTCACCGGCCCCGACAACCGTGTCCGCCTGGCCGTGGGCCGCACCAAGAACGGTCGGCGCCGTGGGTTCACCCTGCACGAGCAGTGGCTGGAGCCGGCCCGCCGGATCGCGGAGGGCTTCGGGCTGCACTACCTGTCCAACATCCAGTTCCGGATGTTCGGCGAGACGCCCGTCCTGATGGACGTCAACACCCGCCCGGCCGGCGGCCTGCACCAGCTGTCCCTGTGCGGGGTCAACGCCCCCTGGGCCGCTGTGCAGTTGGCGCTCGGTGACGATCCGGGCGAGATGGTTCCGCCGTTCCTCGGCCAGGACTACACGGTGGTGTCCGGGCTGCGCCCGCTGCGGCCCGTGTCCCTTCCGCAGCAGCGGATCGAGGAGGCGGAGTCGCGCCTGCCGGCCGCGCCGGCGCCCTCGCCCGCGGCGGCCGAACCGGCTCCGGTCGACTCCGTCGCCAAGGCCGCGGAGGCTCTGCCCTTCTAA